A region of Procambarus clarkii isolate CNS0578487 chromosome 22, FALCON_Pclarkii_2.0, whole genome shotgun sequence DNA encodes the following proteins:
- the LOC138367621 gene encoding mediator of DNA damage checkpoint protein 1-like yields MFNSAGRPTACAQSVCLGAILNLRQADSLWAPSRQALGVKPTASGRQADRLWASSRQPLGAKPTASGRQADSLCASSRQPLCVKPTASVRQADSLCASSRQPLCVKPTASVRQADSLCASSRQPLRAKPTASVRQADSLCAPSRQPLCAKPTASVRQADSLCASSRQPLCVKPTASVRQADSLCASSRQPLCVKPTTSVRQADSLCASSRQPLCVKPTASVRQADSLCASSRQPLCVKPTASVRQADSLCASSRQPLCVKPTASVRQADSLCASSRQPLCVKPTASVRQADSLCASSRQPLCVKPTASVRQADSLCASSRQPLCVKPTASVRQADSLCASSRQPLRAKPTEPACPQS; encoded by the coding sequence ATGTTTAACTCTGCTGGCAGACCGACAGCTTGTGCTCAATCTGTCTGTCTGGGAGCTATTCTAAATCTCCGTCAAGCCGACAGCCTCTGGGCGCCAAGCCGACAGGCTCTGGGCGTCAAGCCGACAGCCTCTGGGCGCCAAGCCGACAGGCTCTGGGCGTCAAGCCGACAGCCTCTGGGCGCCAAGCCGACAGCCTCTGGGCGCCAAGCCGACAGCCTCTGTGCGTCAAGCCGACAGCCTCTGTGCGTCAAGCCGACAGCCTCTGTGCGTCAAGCCGACAGCCTCTGTGCGTCAAGCCGACAGCCTCTGTGCGTCAAGCCGACAGCCTCTGTGCGTCAAGCCGACAGCCTCTGCGCGTCAAGCCGACAGCCTCTGCGCGCCAAGCCGACAGCCTCTGTGCGTCAAGCCGACAGCCTCTGCGCGCCAAGCCGACAGCCTCTGTGCGCCAAGCCGACAGCCTCTGTGCGCCAAGCCGACAGCCTCTGTGCGTCAAGCCGACAGCCTCTGTGCGTCAAGCCGACAGCCTCTGTGCGTCAAGCCGACAGCCTCTGTGCGTCAAGCCGACAGCCTCTGTGCGTCAAGCCGACAACCTCTGTGCGTCAAGCCGACAGCCTCTGTGCGTCAAGCCGACAGCCTCTGTGCGTCAAGCCGACAGCCTCTGTGCGTCAAGCCGACAGCCTCTGTGCGTCAAGCCGACAGCCTCTGTGCGTCAAGCCGACAGCCTCTGTGCGTCAAGCCGACAGCCTCTGTGCGTCAAGCCGACAGCCTCTGTGCGTCAAGCCGACAGCCTCTGTGCGTCAAGCCGACAGCCTCTGTGCGTCAAGCCGACAGCCTCTGTGCGTCAAGCCGACAGCCTCTGTGCGTCAAGCCGACAGCCTCTGTGCGTCAAGCCGACAGCCTCTGTGCGTCAAGCCGACAGCCTCTGTGCGTCAAGCCGACAGCCTCTGTGCGTCAAGCCGACAGCCTCTGTGCGTCAAGCCGACTGCCTCTGTGCGTCAAGCCGACAGCCTCTGTGCGTCAAGCCGACAGCCTCTGCGCGCCAAGCCGACAGAGCCAGCTTGTCCTCAGAGTTaa